From Carassius auratus strain Wakin chromosome 22, ASM336829v1, whole genome shotgun sequence, a single genomic window includes:
- the LOC113040255 gene encoding uncharacterized protein LOC113040255 produces MFIFYFLFSWSLAGVFGVDSVKSVSVTEGESVSLNLTEIQRDEEMTWKFNNIMIAKTYGKDSKSRFYEGSADGRFRDRLKLDQTGSLIITNTRTTDSGEYTVFNRTSETPFNIFSLAVYAPLSVPVITRDSSQNSSSSSSSSSSSSCSFLCSAVNVSDVTLSWYKGNSLLSSISVSDLSRSLSLHLECLDDFYSCVVNNPIRNQTTHLNNTELCQTCSESYRAG; encoded by the exons atgtttattttctactTTTTGTTCTCATGGAGTCTGGCTG gtgtgtttggagTTGATTCAGTGAAGTCcgtgtcagtgacggagggagaatCAGTGAGTCTAaatcttactgaaatacagagagaCGAGGAGATGACGTGgaaatttaacaacattatgaTAGCTAAAACCTACGGGAAGGACAGTAAGagcaggttttatgaaggtagtgctgatgggagattcagagacagactgaagctggatcagactggatctctgatcatcacaaacaccagaaccacagactctggagaatatacagTATTCAACAGAACATCAGAGACTCCATTCAACATCTTCAGTCTCGCTGTCTACG CTCctctgtctgttcctgtcatcacCAGAGACTCTTCTCaaaattcatcatcatcatcatcatcatcatcttcatcatcatgttCATTTCTGTGTTCAGCTGTGAATGTGAGTGATGtaactctctcctggtacaaaggaaacagtttattgtccagcatcagtgtgtctgatctcagcagaaGTCTTTCTTTACATCTGGAGTGTCTGGATGATTTCTACAGCTGTGTGGtgaacaatcccatcagaaaccagaccacacatctcaacAACACTGaactctgtcagacatgttcaG aGAGCTACAGAGCAGGATAA
- the LOC113040254 gene encoding uncharacterized protein LOC113040254 has translation MFIFYFLFSWSLAGVFGVDSVKSVSVTEGESVSLNLTEIQRDKEITWKFNTIMIAKTYGKDSKSRFYEGSADGRFRDRLKLDQTGSLIITNTRTTDSGEYTVFNRTSETPFNIFSLAVYANLPVTVISRDCSSSSSSSSQQNCLLLCSVVNVSDVTLSWYKGNSLLSSISESNISISLSLPLEVEYQEKNNYSCVINNPIRNQTTHLNITQLCQPCLGLSAALHFST, from the exons atgtttattttctactTTTTGTTCTCATGGAGTCTGGCTG gtgtgtttggagTTGATTCAGTGAAGTCcgtgtcagtgacggagggagaatCAGTGAGTCTAaatcttactgaaatacagagagaCAAGGAGATAACGTGGAAATTTAACACCATTATGATAGCTAAAACCTACGGGAAGGACAGTAAGagcaggttttatgaaggtagtgctgatgggagattcagagacagactgaagctggatcagactggatctctgatcatcacaaacaccagaaccacagactctggagaatatacagTATTCAACAGAACATCAGAGACTCCATTCAACATCTTCAGTCTCGCTGTCTACG CTAATCTGCCTGTTACCGTCATCAGCAGAGACtgttcatcctcatcatcatcttcatcacagcagaattgtttactgttgtgttcagtggtgaatgtgagtgatgtgactctctcctggtacaaaggaaacagtttattgtccagcatcagtgagtCTAATATCagtatcagtctctctctacctctggaggtggaatatcaggagaaaaacaactacagctgtgtgatcaacaatcccatcagaaaccagaccacacatctcaacatcactcaactctgtcaaccATGTTTAGGTTTGTCAGCGGCATTACATTTTTCTACATAG